The genomic interval CTGCCCGCCGCCGCGCGCCTCGCGGTGGTCTCGAGCTCGCGCAACGCCGAGGAGGTGCTCACAGGCGCCGGCCTGCGCGAGCGCTTCGAGATCGTGGTCGACGGGAACGTCGCCGAGCAGGAGGGGTTGCCGGGCAAGCCCGCCCCGGACACCTTCGTCCACGCCGCCCGCTTCCTGGGCGTCGAGCCGGGGAGCGCGGTCGTCTACGAGGACGCCGTCTCGGGCGTGCGGGCGGGCTCCGCGGGCGGCTTCGGAGCGGTCGTCGGCGTGGACCGCGGCGCCGGCCGCGAGGCCCTCGCCTCCGCCGGGGCCGACCTCGTGGTCGAGGACCTGGACCGACTCATCCCCAGCGAGGAGCGCGCATGAACCCCCGCGACGTGATCACCGGCGACCCCGTGGACCGCCAGCACCTGCCCGTGGACGAGTGGCGGCTCGTGGAGTCGCGTCCCGGCGGCGACCTCGGCCAGCTCGAGACCCTCTTCACCGTCGCCAACGGCTACCTGGGCATGCGCGGCACCCCCGAGGAGGGTCGGCCGGTCCACGCCCACGGCACCTTCATCAACGGCTTCCACGAGACCTGGCAGATCAACCACGCCGAGTCCGCCTTCGGCTTCGCCCGCACCGGCCAGACCATCGTCAACGTGCCGGACTCGACCGTCATGAAGCTGTACGTGGACGACGAGCCGCTGCTCGTGGACACCGCGGAGCTCGAGACCTACGAGCGCGCGATCGACTTCCGCGAGGGCGTCCTGCGCCGCGACCTGATCTGGCGCACGCCCGCGGGCAAGCGCATCCGCGTGCGCACGAGCCGCATGATCTCCTTCACCCACCGCCATCTCGCGCAGATGACGATGGAGCTCGAGATGCTCGACGGCAGCGCGCCGGTCGCCGTCTCCTCGCAGGTCATCAACCGCCAGGACGGCAGCGACGACTTCGGCGTCCACGGCCGCACCGCGCAGAAGGACGACCCGCGACGGACCACGACCTTCGACCACCGCGTGCTGATCCCCCACCAGGACTGGCACAGCGAGCGCCGGATGCTGCTGGGCTACCGCACCGCGGACTCCGACATGTCGCTCGCGATCGGCGCGGACCACAGCGTGTACTCGGACCTCGAGGTCGAGCAGCTGGTCTCCACCGAGCCCGACCAGGGCAAGCACGTCTTCCGCACCCAGATGGTGCCGGGCTCCACCCTGCGCATCACCAAGGCCGTCTCCTACCACTCCTCGGCGTTCCTGCCGGTGCGCGAGCTGTTCGACCGCTGCCGACGCACCCTGGACCGGGTCCGCCAGGACGGCCTCGCGCACTTCGAGGCCGAGCAGCGCTCGTTCCTCGAGGACTTCTGGGGCCGCACCGACGTGCGCATCCCCGGCCACCCCGTCGAGCAGCAGGCCGTGCGCTGGTGCCTGTTCCAGCTCGCCCAGGCCACGGCCCGGGCCGACGGCCTGGGCGTGGGCGCGAAGGGCGTCACCGGCTCCGGCTACGAGGGCCACTACTTCTGGGACACCGATGTGTACGTCGTGCCGTTCCTGACGTTCACCTCGCCGCGCTGGGCGCGCAACGCGCTGCGCTTCCGCGTGGACCTGCTGGACAAGGCTCGCGAGCGGGCGCGCGAGCTCAACCAGCGCGGCGCCCTCTTCCCCTGGCGCACGATCAACGGCGACGAGGCCTCCGCGTACTACGCGGCGGGCACCGCGCAGTACCACATCGACGCGGACGTCGCCCATTCCCTCGCCCAGTACGCGGACGTCACCGGCGACCTCGAGTTCTACGACCGCGAGGGCATCGAGGTGCTCGCCGAGACCGCCCGCATGTGGGCGGACCTCGGCTTCTGGCGCAGCCACGGCGACGACCGCCACGAGTTCCACATCCACGGGGTGACCGGCCCGGACGAGTACACGACCGTGGTGAACAACAACATGTTCACCAACGTGATGGCGCGCTTCAACCTGCGCCGTGCGGCCGAGGCGGTGCGCTCCCTGCGCGAGCGCAACCCGGTCGAGTACGAGCACCTGGCCGCGAAGATCGATCTCGACGACGCCGAGCCCGCGCAGTGGGAGGCGTGCGCCGAGGGCATGCACGTCGGCCGCGACGAGGCCTTCGGCATCCATCCGCAGGACGACTCCTTCCTCGACAAGGAGGTCTGGGACCTCCCTGCCACCCCGCCGGAGGCGCTGCCGCTGCTGCTGCACTTCCATCCGCTGGTGATCTACCGCTTCCAGGTGCTCAAGCAGGCCGACGTGGTGCTCGCGCTGTTCCTGCGCGGCAGCGAGTTCACGCTCGAGGAGAAGCGCGCCGACTTCGAGTACTACGACCCGATCACCACCGGCGACTCGAGCCTGTCCTCGGTCGTGCAGTCGATCGTCGCCTCGGAGGTGGGCCACCACCGCGCGGCCCTCGACTACTTCCACGCGGGACTGTTCGCGGATCTCGCGAATCTGCACGGGAACACGGCGGACGGCGTCCACATCGCCTCC from Brachybacterium kimchii carries:
- a CDS encoding glycoside hydrolase family 65 protein — translated: MNPRDVITGDPVDRQHLPVDEWRLVESRPGGDLGQLETLFTVANGYLGMRGTPEEGRPVHAHGTFINGFHETWQINHAESAFGFARTGQTIVNVPDSTVMKLYVDDEPLLVDTAELETYERAIDFREGVLRRDLIWRTPAGKRIRVRTSRMISFTHRHLAQMTMELEMLDGSAPVAVSSQVINRQDGSDDFGVHGRTAQKDDPRRTTTFDHRVLIPHQDWHSERRMLLGYRTADSDMSLAIGADHSVYSDLEVEQLVSTEPDQGKHVFRTQMVPGSTLRITKAVSYHSSAFLPVRELFDRCRRTLDRVRQDGLAHFEAEQRSFLEDFWGRTDVRIPGHPVEQQAVRWCLFQLAQATARADGLGVGAKGVTGSGYEGHYFWDTDVYVVPFLTFTSPRWARNALRFRVDLLDKARERARELNQRGALFPWRTINGDEASAYYAAGTAQYHIDADVAHSLAQYADVTGDLEFYDREGIEVLAETARMWADLGFWRSHGDDRHEFHIHGVTGPDEYTTVVNNNMFTNVMARFNLRRAAEAVRSLRERNPVEYEHLAAKIDLDDAEPAQWEACAEGMHVGRDEAFGIHPQDDSFLDKEVWDLPATPPEALPLLLHFHPLVIYRFQVLKQADVVLALFLRGSEFTLEEKRADFEYYDPITTGDSSLSSVVQSIVASEVGHHRAALDYFHAGLFADLANLHGNTADGVHIASAGGVWNALVHGFGGMRQDDGAISFDPRLPVSWPELVFPLTVRGSRVSTRVTQKRIEFTLEDGPEIEVSVRGQSVRITAVGAGVDLEDQGPRLDDTDLSEPVGLGDRRADGSILTSSVPADPDSPWEFPVVTEDPDGRHEEQEARA